Proteins co-encoded in one Streptomyces sp. NBC_01283 genomic window:
- a CDS encoding ABC transporter ATP-binding protein yields MTHPVLSVRDLSVSFRSDTRTVHAVDHLSYDVSPGEVLAVVGESGCGKSVTAMAVMGLLPPTAHIEGSIRLGGREIAGASEKELGRVRGKDIAMIFQEPMTSLNPVLTIGRQIGEVLRRHQGLSKKEARARAVELLDLVGIPAPAQRVDEYPHQLSGGMRQRVMIAIAVACDPSVLIADEPTTALDVTVQAGILEVLQSLRERLGTAIVLITHDLGVVADAADRVLVMYAGRPVEQAPVHELFAEPRHPYTRGLLGAVLRPGGEGKRRLPEIPGLVPSLDAQPDACTFAPRCAHADDRCTTGRPGFKAVSRDAGADAAHRAACWHPQDAAVLTPTPQEAGQ; encoded by the coding sequence ATGACCCACCCCGTACTGAGCGTGCGCGACCTGTCGGTCTCCTTCCGCTCCGACACCCGCACGGTGCACGCCGTCGACCATCTCTCGTACGACGTCTCACCGGGCGAAGTGCTGGCGGTGGTAGGCGAGTCGGGCTGCGGCAAGTCCGTGACGGCGATGGCCGTGATGGGCCTCCTGCCGCCCACCGCGCACATCGAGGGATCGATCAGGCTCGGCGGGCGCGAGATCGCCGGAGCGAGCGAGAAGGAGCTCGGGCGGGTCCGCGGCAAGGACATCGCGATGATCTTCCAGGAGCCGATGACCTCCCTCAACCCCGTCCTGACCATCGGCCGGCAGATAGGCGAGGTGCTCCGGCGCCACCAGGGCCTGTCGAAGAAGGAGGCACGCGCGCGTGCCGTCGAACTCCTCGACCTGGTGGGCATCCCCGCCCCCGCCCAGCGCGTCGACGAGTACCCCCACCAGCTCAGCGGCGGCATGCGGCAACGCGTCATGATCGCCATCGCGGTCGCCTGTGACCCGTCGGTCCTCATCGCCGACGAGCCGACCACCGCGCTCGACGTCACTGTCCAGGCGGGCATCCTCGAAGTCCTGCAGTCCCTGCGGGAACGGCTCGGCACCGCGATCGTCCTGATCACCCACGATCTGGGCGTGGTGGCCGACGCCGCCGACCGCGTTCTGGTCATGTACGCGGGCCGCCCGGTCGAACAGGCCCCGGTGCACGAGCTGTTCGCCGAGCCGCGCCACCCGTACACCCGCGGCCTGCTGGGCGCGGTCCTCCGCCCCGGCGGCGAGGGCAAGCGGCGGCTGCCCGAGATCCCCGGCCTGGTGCCGAGCCTCGACGCGCAACCCGACGCCTGCACCTTCGCCCCGCGCTGCGCGCACGCCGACGACCGGTGCACGACGGGCAGGCCCGGCTTCAAGGCGGTCTCCCGCGACGCCGGGGCCGATGCCGCCCACCGTGCGGCCTGCTGGCACCCGCAGGACGCCGCCGTGCTCACGCCCACCCCACAGGAGGCCGGACAGTGA
- a CDS encoding ABC transporter ATP-binding protein, which produces MPTQPPRTPDGHAATVLELRGLERHFASPGGIVRAADGVTLTVGKGEVVGLVGESGSGKSTVGRCAVRLDEPTGGTVRINGTDVTRLSRRALRPLRKDFHLVFQDPSSSLDPRMTVGQIIAEPLRLHGIAKGDAARARIAELLGQVGLRPEHADRHPHELSGGQRQRISIARALSVDPDLLVADEPTSALDVSVQASVLNLLADLQRDRGFGCLFITHDLAAVEFLADRIAVMYLGQIVEQAPTAELFADPKHPYTQALLSAAPVPDPALQRTRERIVLSGELPSPLAPPPGCRFHTRCPLAVDRCRTEVPELRELPGSGDGRREVSCHLVADDGTAPDAAAAPTLRTIPSTRTAR; this is translated from the coding sequence ATCCCCACGCAGCCACCGCGTACGCCGGACGGCCACGCGGCCACCGTTCTTGAACTGCGCGGCCTGGAAAGGCACTTCGCCAGCCCCGGCGGCATCGTACGAGCCGCCGACGGCGTCACGCTCACCGTCGGCAAAGGCGAAGTCGTGGGCCTCGTGGGGGAGTCGGGGAGCGGCAAGTCCACGGTGGGGCGGTGCGCCGTGCGGCTCGACGAACCCACCGGTGGCACCGTCCGTATCAACGGCACCGATGTGACCCGCCTTTCGCGGCGCGCCCTGCGCCCGCTGCGCAAGGACTTCCACCTCGTCTTCCAGGACCCCTCGTCCTCGCTCGACCCGCGCATGACCGTCGGGCAGATCATCGCCGAACCCCTGCGTCTGCACGGCATCGCCAAGGGCGACGCGGCACGCGCACGTATCGCCGAACTCCTCGGCCAGGTCGGCCTGCGCCCCGAGCACGCCGACCGGCATCCGCACGAACTCTCCGGCGGACAGCGCCAGCGCATCTCCATCGCCCGCGCGCTCTCCGTCGACCCGGACCTCCTGGTGGCCGACGAACCCACATCGGCGCTCGACGTCTCCGTCCAGGCCTCGGTCCTCAATCTGCTGGCCGATCTTCAGCGCGACCGCGGCTTCGGGTGCCTGTTCATCACGCACGACCTGGCCGCAGTGGAGTTCCTCGCCGACCGCATCGCGGTCATGTATCTCGGCCAGATCGTCGAACAGGCACCGACCGCCGAGCTGTTCGCCGACCCCAAGCACCCGTACACCCAGGCGCTGCTCTCCGCCGCGCCCGTGCCCGATCCGGCACTCCAGCGCACCCGCGAGCGCATCGTCCTCAGCGGCGAACTGCCCAGCCCGCTCGCCCCGCCGCCCGGATGCCGCTTCCACACGCGCTGCCCGCTGGCCGTGGACCGCTGCCGTACCGAGGTGCCCGAGCTGCGCGAACTCCCCGGAAGCGGAGACGGCCGACGCGAGGTCTCCTGCCACCTGGTCGCGGACGACGGCACGGCTCCGGACGCTGCCGCCGCCCCGACCCTCCGTACGATCCCCAGTACCCGCACCGCACGCTAG
- a CDS encoding gamma-glutamyltransferase family protein, with protein MFTTRPTLQGTFGMVSSTHWLASQSAMAVLEDGGNAYDAAVAAGFVLHLVEPHLNGPAGEVPIIVAPADGEVSVLCGQGVAPAGATVAHYRSLGLDLVPGTGPLAAAVPGAFDAWMVLLRDHGTKSLADVLKYAIGYAEDGHAPVERVGETVETVRELFETEWPSSAEVYLPGGQSPRPGELLRNPALAATWRRVIEEAGTGSRTEQIEAARKIWSEGFIAEALIRQAAVPTMDTSGTRHTGTLTAADLAGWEATYEAPATYDWNGWTLCKAGGWSQGPAFLQQLAVLPSALADLPAYGSADYVHLLIEGCKLAMADREAWYGDADGAGTVPVADLLSAAYNDERRTLIDDKASHDLRPGSPGGRTAKLSAHASAVAAGEPGFDALGLPGAGAGEPTVAKSGTSPVPGEPAVSADGATRGDTCHLDIVDRWGNMVAATPSGGWLQSNPVVPELGFPLGTRLQMAWLEEGLPNSLTPGRRPRTTLTPSLALRDGVPVMAFGTPGGDQQDQWQVHFFLAVALRDSVRGGLDLQGAIDAPNWHNDSFPGSFYPRGMRPGNVTVESRMDEAVIEELRRRGHDVTVGEPWSEGRLCAVARDPRTGVLSAAANPRGMQGYAVGR; from the coding sequence TTGTTCACCACTAGGCCGACTCTCCAGGGCACCTTCGGCATGGTCTCCTCCACCCACTGGCTCGCCTCGCAGTCCGCGATGGCCGTCCTGGAGGACGGCGGCAACGCCTACGACGCGGCGGTCGCCGCCGGTTTCGTCCTGCACCTCGTCGAGCCGCACCTCAACGGCCCGGCGGGTGAGGTGCCGATCATCGTGGCCCCCGCCGACGGAGAGGTAAGCGTCCTGTGCGGGCAGGGGGTCGCACCCGCCGGAGCGACCGTCGCGCACTACCGCTCCCTCGGCCTCGACCTGGTGCCGGGCACCGGGCCGCTCGCGGCCGCCGTGCCGGGCGCCTTCGACGCGTGGATGGTGCTTCTGCGCGACCACGGGACGAAGTCCCTCGCCGATGTTCTCAAGTACGCCATCGGATACGCCGAGGACGGCCACGCACCCGTGGAGCGCGTGGGCGAGACCGTCGAGACGGTGCGCGAACTCTTCGAGACCGAATGGCCCTCGTCGGCCGAGGTCTATCTGCCGGGCGGCCAGTCCCCCCGTCCCGGAGAGCTCCTGCGCAACCCGGCGCTCGCCGCGACCTGGCGCCGCGTGATCGAGGAGGCCGGCACCGGTTCGCGCACCGAGCAGATCGAGGCCGCGCGGAAGATCTGGAGCGAAGGGTTCATCGCCGAGGCGCTGATACGCCAGGCTGCCGTCCCCACGATGGACACCAGCGGAACCCGCCACACCGGAACGCTGACGGCCGCCGATCTCGCCGGCTGGGAGGCGACCTACGAGGCCCCCGCGACGTACGACTGGAACGGCTGGACGCTGTGCAAGGCGGGCGGCTGGAGTCAGGGCCCGGCCTTCCTCCAGCAGTTGGCCGTGCTCCCCTCGGCGCTCGCGGACCTGCCCGCGTACGGCTCGGCCGACTACGTCCACCTGCTGATCGAGGGCTGCAAGCTGGCCATGGCCGACCGCGAGGCCTGGTACGGCGACGCGGACGGCGCCGGCACGGTCCCTGTCGCCGACCTGCTGTCCGCGGCCTACAACGACGAGCGGCGGACGCTCATCGACGACAAGGCCTCGCACGACCTGCGCCCCGGAAGCCCCGGCGGGCGCACCGCGAAGCTCTCCGCCCACGCGAGCGCCGTCGCCGCGGGCGAGCCCGGCTTCGACGCGCTCGGCCTGCCCGGAGCGGGCGCCGGAGAGCCGACCGTCGCCAAGAGCGGCACCTCACCGGTGCCCGGCGAACCGGCCGTCTCGGCGGACGGCGCGACCCGCGGCGACACCTGCCACCTGGACATCGTCGACCGCTGGGGCAACATGGTCGCGGCCACGCCAAGCGGCGGCTGGCTGCAGTCCAACCCGGTCGTCCCCGAGCTGGGCTTCCCGCTCGGCACGCGCCTCCAGATGGCGTGGCTGGAGGAGGGCCTACCCAACTCCCTCACGCCGGGCCGCCGTCCGCGCACGACGCTGACACCGTCCCTCGCCCTCAGGGACGGCGTACCGGTGATGGCGTTCGGCACGCCCGGCGGGGACCAGCAGGACCAGTGGCAGGTGCACTTCTTCCTGGCGGTGGCACTGCGTGATTCCGTCCGCGGAGGCCTCGACCTCCAGGGCGCCATCGACGCCCCCAACTGGCACAACGACAGCTTCCCCGGCTCCTTCTACCCGCGCGGCATGCGCCCGGGGAACGTCACGGTCGAGTCCCGCATGGACGAGGCGGTCATCGAGGAGCTGCGGCGGCGCGGGCACGACGTGACGGTCGGCGAGCCCTGGTCGGAGGGGCGGTTGTGCGCGGTGGCGCGGGACCCGCGGACCGGGGTGCTCTCGGCGGCGGCCAACCCGCGGGGGATGCAGGGGTACGCCGTGGGGCGGTGA
- a CDS encoding DUF1272 domain-containing protein — protein MALEMRDRCEKAALPLDAPARICSYECTFCEPCALSMRHVCPNCGGELVRRPTRASA, from the coding sequence ATGGCGTTGGAGATGCGGGACCGATGCGAGAAGGCGGCCCTGCCCCTCGACGCGCCGGCGCGTATCTGCTCCTACGAGTGCACGTTCTGCGAGCCGTGCGCCCTCAGCATGCGGCATGTCTGCCCGAACTGTGGCGGCGAGCTGGTGCGCCGCCCCACTCGCGCATCGGCGTGA